AACCCAACAGACCAACCCAACTAACATTCATGGCTTCCTCTCGTTTTCCTCTacttctctccctctttctcctcctcctcctccagcCACTCTTCTCCACCGCAAGCCTCAGCCGGAACGCCCTCCTCAGACCAGAGCTCCTCTCCCGGAGCACACCCATCAATGCCACTCCACCAACTCTCTTTTTTGAAGTTACCAAACCCATCCAACTCCCCAACACCAAGCCCTGCTCTTACCTCATCCTCCAGCATGACTTCGGCTACACTTATGGGAAGCCCCCAGTTTTTGCAAACTACACACCCCCCTCGCACTGCGCATCCAAAAAATTCTCCAAGATTGTATTTGAATGGAATGCGACTTGTAAAGGCAGGCAATTTGACCGCATCTTTGGCGTTTGGCTTGGTGGGGTTGAGCTTCTTCGCAGCTGCACGGCGGAGCCGAGGGCTACCGGAATTGTTTGGAGCGTTCAGAAGGACATTACCAGGTATTATTCATTGCTTATGAAGAATCAAACTCTTGCTGTGTTTCTTGGTAATATTATTACCAGTATTTATACTGGGGTGTACCACGTGAATATCACCATTCATTTTTATCCCGAGTTGAATTCGGATAATTCATTGTCTGAATACCAATCACCGGCTGATTTGATCTTACCCATTTCGCGAAACCAGCCGTTGAATGATGGGTTGTGGTTTGAAATTGAGAATTCAACGGATATTGAGCTGAAGGAATTCAAGATTCCTCAAAATTCTTATAGGGCTTTGTTGGAGGTCTATGTTTCATATCATGAGAATGATGAGTTTTGGTATTTGAATCCTACGAATGACTATATTGAGGCAAATAATCTTACTGGCACGCCCGGAAATGGACCTTTTAGGGAGGTTGTGGTCAGTCTTGATGGGGAAGTTGTTGGTGCAATTTGGCCTTTTACTGTGATCTATACTGGAGGGGTCAATCCCCTCTTATGGAGACCCATTACTGGCATTGGATCATTCAATCTACCTTCTTATAATATTGAAATCACGCCGTTTTTGGGAAAGATACTTGATGGAAAGGCCCATAAGCTTGGATTTAGTGTGACAAATGCCTTGAATGTTTGGTATGTAGATGCAAATTTGCATCTTTGGTTGGACGGAAAGAGCTCAAAAATTGAAGGGGAGCTTTTGAAGCACATTAGCTCACCTGATGTTGTTTCGGTGGTATCtgattttaagggtttaaatgGAACATTTTTGACTAGTGTAAGCAGGTCCATATCATCAACTGGATGGTTAAAGTCCTCCCTTGGGAATATCACGACCCATTGGGTTCAAAACTTCAGTTACAGCAATTCAATGGTGATGGGGAACGATGGGAATTTGCAGATTGtggatcaaatcatccatttcAATGACAGTGCTCAAGCAAAGATCCCATCCTCTTCTGTTTACTCAACGAAATCACACAAAAAATACGCCGTTTATTTATACTACAACACCTTCGATCAAGGAAATGGaacttctttttctcttgaaaATTTAACATTGGGATTTAATGAGAATAATGCTGAGGCTGCTGGTTTCGGATTATCAAAGAGCTCTCTCAAAAATGTGCAGAATGCACAGGGCTATATGGCTGTTAAGGACAACCTGGTAACTAGTGGGTTGGGCAGTACACAACAAGTGTACAAATATGATGGAGGCAATTTCTGTTACTTTAGAAATATAAGCAGCTCAAACTATACAATTCTTTATGATGAAGTGAGAGACAAATGCCATAGAAGAGCACGGACACATATTGGTCCTGGGTTAAGCAGATGGAGGCCTTTCCATGCCCGAACGGCTTTTCTAGCATCTGGTCATATTGCTTGATTCTTCTACTGCTTCATGAAAGGATTTCTATCATACGAAATCCAGAGAATTCCTGCTAATGGGCACTGAAATAAAAAGTAAGTGTATTGTAATCTATAATCACTATGAAGAAAGATTTCTCTTGTGGATATTCTTGTAAATTGTTATTAAATTATTTGCATTAGTAGTGATTCTGCTTTTGTTTTTCAAGAGGAGATGAACACTTGCTTCATTACGGCAATTCCAATTAATCATCCATATAAGTTTGTGGAAATTGGGTCCTAGAAAGTTAATTAGGGGTGCCTAAAAAAGTTTCATAAAACTTATTGTTGACTATATGTGTGTTAAATGATCGTCCCAAAGTAGATAGATGTTACAAGTACAAGTGGTTAATATAAAATAACTAGATTCAAACACatatatttaaacttttgggttgagtAGTGTCTTAACATGTTATATTATAGTCTCACTAGATGAGATTCTTTCTGCTAAGTAGTATCAAAACCAAAGTTGGTGTGCTACATAGTAGATAAGAATAGTCCTATTTATGGTTAGACCAGGGATGATGTGCATGCATAGATAATAGGTCCCTTTTGTAGTTGGATCAAGGGTAGGGTACATGGTGTAAACAAACCCACAAAGGCTacaagtgattttaaaagcaataGGATTGATAAAGTTTTTATTCAAGGAGGAGAGTATTAATGTGATGATGGACTCACAAGTCATGAAGAGGTTATTGACTGTACACGTGTGAGTGTAAAAATGGGTAAAAATCTCACATTGAA
This genomic interval from Corylus avellana chromosome ca3, CavTom2PMs-1.0 contains the following:
- the LOC132174923 gene encoding peptide-N4-(N-acetyl-beta-glucosaminyl)asparagine amidase A, yielding MASSRFPLLLSLFLLLLLQPLFSTASLSRNALLRPELLSRSTPINATPPTLFFEVTKPIQLPNTKPCSYLILQHDFGYTYGKPPVFANYTPPSHCASKKFSKIVFEWNATCKGRQFDRIFGVWLGGVELLRSCTAEPRATGIVWSVQKDITRYYSLLMKNQTLAVFLGNIITSIYTGVYHVNITIHFYPELNSDNSLSEYQSPADLILPISRNQPLNDGLWFEIENSTDIELKEFKIPQNSYRALLEVYVSYHENDEFWYLNPTNDYIEANNLTGTPGNGPFREVVVSLDGEVVGAIWPFTVIYTGGVNPLLWRPITGIGSFNLPSYNIEITPFLGKILDGKAHKLGFSVTNALNVWYVDANLHLWLDGKSSKIEGELLKHISSPDVVSVVSDFKGLNGTFLTSVSRSISSTGWLKSSLGNITTHWVQNFSYSNSMVMGNDGNLQIVDQIIHFNDSAQAKIPSSSVYSTKSHKKYAVYLYYNTFDQGNGTSFSLENLTLGFNENNAEAAGFGLSKSSLKNVQNAQGYMAVKDNLVTSGLGSTQQVYKYDGGNFCYFRNISSSNYTILYDEVRDKCHRRARTHIGPGLSRWRPFHARTAFLASGHIA